A single region of the Rattus rattus isolate New Zealand chromosome 8, Rrattus_CSIRO_v1, whole genome shotgun sequence genome encodes:
- the LOC116906637 gene encoding olfactory receptor 6X1, which produces MRNGTAITEFILLGFPGIQGWEALLFIAIFLIYVLTLSGNGLIIVIVWVEPRLQTPMYFFLCNLAFLEIWYTTTVIPKLLETFVVSKTIICAACCLLQAFFHFFLGTTEFLILGSMSFDRYLAICKPLRYPTIMTSNLCLQLALSSWLAGFTIVFCQTMLLIQLPFCGNNVINHFYCDVGPILKAACADTSILELLGLLATIIVIPGSLLFTIISYIYILSTILRISSASGRQKAFSTCASHLTVVSLLYGAVLFMYLRPTAHSSFKINKVVSVLNTILTPLLNPFIYTIRNKEVKGALRKAITCANTHHAK; this is translated from the coding sequence ATGAGAAATGGCACTGCAATCACTGAGTTCATCCTCCTAGGCTTCCCTGGCATCCAAGGCTGGGAAGCCCTTCTCTTCATAGCGATCTTTCTCATCTACGTATTAACCCTTTCGGGCAATGGACTCATTATCGTTATTGTCTGGGTTGAGCCCAGGCTTCAAACGCCAATGTACTTTTTTCTTTGCAACTTAGCCTTCCTAGAGATCTGGTATACCACCACCGTCATCCCAAAATTGCTAGAAACTTTTGTGGTATCGAAAACAATCATCTGCGCTGCCTGCTGTCTGCTACAGGCCTTCTTCCACTTCTTCCTGGGCACCACTGAATTCTTGATTCTGGGCAGCATGTCTTTTGACCGCTACCTGGCCATCTGTAAGCCCCTCCGTTACCCCACCATTATGACCAGCAACCTCTGCCTACAGCTGGCCCTCAGCTCCTGGCTAGCAGGCTTCACCATCGTCTTTTGTCAGACAATGCTGCTTATACAGTTGCCATTCTGTGGCAACAATGTCATCAACCACTTCTACTGTGACGTGGGTCCCATCTTGAAAGCCGCCTGTGCAGACACCAGCATATTGGAACTACTAGGTCTCCTGGCAACCATCATTGTGATCCCAGGGTCACTCCTCTTTACCATCATTTCTTACATCTACATCTTATCCACCATCCTACGGATCTCCTCCGCGTCTGGCCGCCAAAAGGCTTTTTCTACGTGTGCCTCTCACCTGACAGTAGTCTCTCTGCTCTATGGAGCTGTCTTGTTCATGTACCTGAGACCCACAGCACACTCCTCCTTTAAGATTAATAAGGTGGTGTCCGTGCTAAACACTATCCTCACACCCCTTCTTAATCCCTTTATTTATACCAtaagaaacaaagaagtgaagGGAGCCCTAAGAAAAGCCATTACTTGTGCAAACACCCATCATGCAAAGTGA